A window of Sphingorhabdus lacus contains these coding sequences:
- a CDS encoding DEAD/DEAH box helicase: MRFADIGLSDELLKAVTEAGYDEPTPIQAAAIPQVQMMRDLIAIAQTGTGKTASFVLPMIDVLANGRARARMPRSLILEPTRELAAQVAENFEKYGKYHKLSMALLIGGVQMGDQVKALEKGVDVLIATPGRLMDLFERGKILLTGCEMLVIDEADRMLDMGFIPDIEHICTKLPTTRQTLLFSATMPPPIKKLADKFLSNPKYIEVARPATANTNIEQFLVNVTPMKKREVLRDLIRSEKASNAIIFCNRKTTVRELNTSLQRHGLRSGEIHGDIDQATRQKQLEAFKNGDIDFLVASDVAARGLDVKGVSHVFNFDAPWHPDDYVHRIGRTGRAGAKGKAFTFVTKADEEAIENIEKLIGNKIVRLGKVEAPAAEKDEKAPAKRGRKAAAPKEKAEKPVEAKAPRTEKPVAEKPVRVKSEPKPAPEAVVGDEGWNGPMPGFLSVGFGS, translated from the coding sequence ATGCGTTTTGCCGATATCGGCTTGTCTGATGAATTATTGAAGGCCGTGACCGAGGCTGGCTACGATGAGCCAACCCCCATACAGGCCGCTGCGATCCCACAAGTGCAGATGATGCGCGACCTGATCGCGATTGCGCAAACCGGAACGGGGAAGACAGCAAGCTTCGTTTTACCCATGATCGATGTGCTCGCCAACGGCCGCGCCCGCGCCCGTATGCCGCGGAGCCTGATTTTGGAACCGACGCGTGAACTCGCTGCGCAGGTTGCCGAAAACTTTGAAAAATACGGTAAATATCACAAGCTTTCCATGGCGCTGCTCATCGGCGGCGTGCAAATGGGTGATCAGGTCAAGGCGCTGGAAAAGGGTGTCGACGTTCTGATTGCGACGCCCGGTCGCCTGATGGACCTGTTCGAACGCGGGAAAATATTGCTGACCGGTTGCGAAATGCTGGTGATCGACGAAGCGGACCGCATGTTGGACATGGGCTTCATTCCCGACATTGAACATATTTGCACCAAATTGCCCACGACGCGACAGACGTTGCTGTTCTCCGCGACCATGCCGCCTCCGATCAAGAAGCTGGCGGACAAGTTTCTGTCGAACCCGAAATATATCGAAGTGGCGCGCCCTGCCACGGCAAACACCAATATCGAGCAATTTCTTGTCAATGTGACGCCGATGAAGAAGCGTGAAGTGCTGCGCGATTTGATCCGTAGTGAAAAGGCATCGAACGCGATTATCTTCTGCAACCGCAAAACCACGGTCCGCGAGCTTAACACCAGTCTTCAACGGCACGGACTGCGTTCGGGCGAAATCCATGGCGATATTGATCAGGCAACACGGCAGAAGCAGCTCGAAGCATTTAAGAACGGCGATATCGACTTTCTGGTCGCGTCCGACGTCGCGGCACGCGGGCTGGACGTCAAGGGCGTAAGCCATGTGTTCAACTTCGATGCGCCTTGGCACCCGGATGACTATGTGCACCGTATCGGCCGTACCGGGCGGGCAGGGGCCAAGGGCAAGGCCTTTACCTTTGTAACCAAGGCGGACGAAGAAGCGATCGAGAATATCGAGAAGCTGATCGGTAATAAAATTGTGCGCCTCGGCAAGGTCGAGGCACCTGCAGCCGAAAAAGACGAAAAGGCTCCGGCCAAGCGCGGCCGTAAGGCGGCTGCTCCCAAGGAAAAGGCTGAAAAGCCGGTGGAAGCGAAAGCGCCCCGTACGGAAAAGCCTGTTGCTGAAAAACCGGTGCGCGTGAAATCAGAGCCGAAGCCGGCACCGGAAGCAGTTGTCGGTGATGAAGGTTGGAACGGTCCAATGCCCGGATTTTTGAGCGTCGGTTTCGGCAGCTAA
- a CDS encoding NADP-dependent oxidoreductase: MARAWTLASRPAGLPNDSNFAMIETPDAPLAEGEFRVKNSWLSVDPYMRGRMNDAKSYADPFQLGEPMTGGAVGTVTDSRNADFPVGAKVLHMGGWRDTVVFGGGNTSPAGMPPARLPDLGVPDQHWLSIIGMPGGTAWFGLLKVAEAKAGEVIFVSAAAGAVGSTVTQIAKAKGMKVIGSAGGADKCAWVKELGADAVIDYKAGKVLPQLMTALKEIGESGIDVYFDNVGGEHFDAALATSREWARFAICGMIDVYNDFKAQPMQYLPMIIGKRVTIKGFLYPDFYAQVPEFNADMAQLITSGAVTGRETVKEGLEKTPEAFLGLFSGENTGKMLVKL; the protein is encoded by the coding sequence ATGGCACGCGCATGGACTTTGGCTAGCCGTCCGGCAGGACTTCCCAACGACAGCAATTTTGCAATGATTGAGACGCCTGACGCCCCGTTGGCGGAAGGCGAATTTCGCGTGAAGAACAGTTGGCTCTCCGTTGACCCATATATGCGGGGACGGATGAACGATGCAAAAAGCTACGCGGATCCGTTTCAGTTGGGTGAACCGATGACGGGCGGAGCCGTCGGCACAGTGACCGATAGCCGTAATGCAGACTTTCCAGTGGGTGCAAAGGTGCTGCATATGGGCGGGTGGCGCGACACTGTGGTATTTGGTGGTGGAAATACGTCACCTGCAGGAATGCCCCCTGCCCGTTTGCCCGATCTGGGCGTTCCCGATCAGCATTGGCTTAGCATTATCGGAATGCCCGGAGGGACGGCCTGGTTTGGATTGTTGAAAGTTGCCGAAGCAAAGGCCGGCGAAGTGATATTCGTGTCGGCTGCGGCGGGCGCTGTTGGTTCGACCGTTACACAAATCGCAAAAGCCAAGGGAATGAAAGTCATCGGTTCAGCCGGTGGCGCCGACAAATGTGCATGGGTGAAGGAACTCGGCGCAGACGCCGTTATCGATTACAAGGCAGGCAAAGTGCTGCCACAATTGATGACCGCCCTAAAAGAGATAGGCGAGTCCGGCATTGATGTATATTTCGACAATGTGGGTGGCGAGCATTTCGATGCGGCGCTTGCAACATCGCGCGAATGGGCACGATTTGCGATTTGCGGGATGATTGACGTCTACAACGACTTCAAAGCACAGCCGATGCAGTATCTCCCCATGATCATAGGCAAGCGCGTTACCATCAAGGGCTTTTTATATCCCGATTTCTACGCACAGGTCCCTGAATTCAACGCCGACATGGCGCAACTGATCACATCAGGAGCCGTAACAGGCCGCGAAACGGTCAAGGAAGGTCTGGAGAAGACTCCCGAGGCATTTCTTGGACTTTTCAGCGGCGAAAATACCGGCAAGATGCTTGTAAAGCTCTGA
- a CDS encoding FAD-binding oxidoreductase yields the protein MPNIDVLSELKDFLGPKGFQEDPQEMAPWLTDWRGRYTGRAAALVSPANTQEVAEVIRRAARHRIAIVPQGGNSGMVAGATPDASGDQIILSLRRMDGIIEFDTDSGLVHCQAGVILQNLHDAAATKGRRFPLTLGGKGSATIGGLISTNAGGTQVLRHGTMRHLVAGVEAVLPDGSIYDGLSPLKKDNRGYDLKHLLIGGEGTIGIVTSAIVQTVPALVDRCVVWVGVESPEHAYRLLLFMQTRARERLEGFEILPQRALNAVVKHIAGTRAPLETEHSWHVLMELVQDDPNQSAPATLATNLLEQAIEAAMIENATLASSEAQAEAFWKIRDSIAEAERAEGPALQHDISVPVAAMSRFIIQESPVIEQKWPGTKTVAFGHLGDGNIHFHVKAPVGVDTVQWYATDGKVITSHIYDRVVAYAGSLSAEHGIGQSKIAEFARLSDPTRISALQAIKNAFDPLGIMNPGKLVPLAQMPMSA from the coding sequence GTGCCAAATATAGATGTTTTATCCGAATTGAAGGACTTTTTGGGCCCCAAAGGCTTTCAGGAAGACCCTCAGGAAATGGCTCCCTGGCTGACCGATTGGCGGGGTCGTTACACGGGGCGTGCTGCGGCTCTTGTTTCACCTGCCAATACGCAAGAGGTAGCGGAAGTCATCCGTCGGGCGGCGCGACACCGGATCGCGATCGTGCCGCAGGGCGGCAATAGCGGTATGGTGGCAGGCGCCACCCCGGATGCGAGCGGCGACCAGATTATTCTATCCCTGCGTCGAATGGACGGCATAATCGAATTCGATACCGACAGCGGTCTTGTCCACTGTCAGGCAGGGGTAATTCTCCAAAATCTGCATGATGCCGCCGCAACAAAGGGGCGCCGCTTTCCCCTTACCCTTGGCGGAAAAGGATCGGCCACGATAGGAGGGCTGATTTCGACCAATGCCGGAGGCACTCAAGTGCTCCGGCACGGCACCATGCGCCATTTGGTGGCAGGGGTAGAAGCGGTGCTTCCCGACGGATCGATTTACGACGGCCTGTCGCCGCTGAAGAAAGACAATCGCGGCTATGATTTGAAGCATCTCCTCATTGGTGGCGAGGGGACGATTGGCATCGTCACATCGGCAATTGTACAAACCGTTCCTGCGCTGGTCGACCGCTGCGTCGTTTGGGTTGGAGTTGAAAGCCCCGAACATGCCTATCGCCTGCTTTTATTCATGCAAACACGCGCTCGCGAAAGGCTCGAAGGCTTCGAGATTCTACCGCAGCGCGCGCTCAATGCCGTTGTAAAGCACATAGCAGGGACCAGAGCACCCCTCGAAACCGAACATTCATGGCACGTTCTTATGGAACTTGTGCAGGACGATCCGAACCAGTCTGCTCCCGCTACGCTCGCGACAAATCTTCTGGAGCAAGCCATTGAGGCTGCGATGATCGAGAACGCGACCCTGGCAAGTAGCGAGGCGCAGGCCGAAGCTTTTTGGAAAATTCGCGACTCGATTGCAGAAGCAGAGCGTGCCGAAGGCCCTGCTCTGCAGCACGACATCAGCGTACCAGTCGCTGCTATGTCCCGGTTCATCATCCAGGAATCACCCGTCATTGAACAGAAATGGCCGGGGACCAAAACGGTAGCCTTTGGCCATTTGGGGGATGGGAATATCCATTTTCATGTGAAGGCACCCGTGGGTGTCGACACAGTTCAGTGGTACGCGACAGATGGGAAGGTCATTACGTCCCATATCTATGACCGCGTGGTGGCCTATGCGGGCTCCCTTTCGGCGGAACACGGCATTGGCCAATCCAAAATTGCCGAATTTGCGCGGCTGTCCGATCCAACGCGGATATCTGCGCTGCAGGCCATCAAAAACGCTTTTGATCCGTTGGGCATCATGAATCCCGGTAAACTTGTTCCACTTGCGCAAATGCCCATGTCCGCCTAA
- a CDS encoding TonB-dependent receptor, translated as MLRRVTPISHALRLSAACIALAIPGAVYAQEEPQAEEAATQDDEIVVTAQGRTQLLSDVPVAISAVNAETLQNSGANDIRQLNQVAPSLLVSSTGSEANGSARIRGIGTVGDNPGLESSVPVFIDGVYRSRSGIGLNELGEIDRVEVQRGPQGTLGGRNSSAGLISIYSKKPEFTFGGSGELTYGNYDFMRAATSFTGPITEQLAFRVDGVYVKRDGFYRDDQNGRDVNNRDRYFLRGQLLFEPSDALSVRLIADYTFRKEECCAATYVDGTVNQFIGNLNNPSTPLTPLQTTGNNIINVLRDLGQPLAAFNQGYGRLISVSPNRVFTGETKDYGFSGQIDYDLGGASLTSITAYRQYRSGQASDTDYSEVDILYRAPSDDAYRQFHTFTQELRLQGEAFGGKLDWLVGGFYANEKLTVRDNLRFGNQYGRFANCRIVSGGGLAFAYSPTSQSCINPALRPTVSGALGAAGPLVLAALDRLDTMNDVGTTNDRYFQNGTNWALFTHNILHITDTLDLTLGLRYTSDKKKFNATFGNDNTICTANQAALGSLLTTPLAATAGGIIGLSCQGNSTAELNGVSIRDSRSEDEFTGTAILSWKPTDDLLLYTSFARGYKAGGFNLDRSALKSPIATFASVGGAQALVANLQFDPELVDSYEIGAKYSTGPFSLSLSAFRSDFSNFQLNTFNGTVFLVQTINGCSTSLGGADRDLSSATGACAAGDVGYGVRAEGFELEASLVPARNFRVAAGLTYSNTGYRNNLVGNKSGAPLDAALRKLPGDNLSNAPELVATSSVTWTPEIGSGGLTGLVYFDGRLTGDYNTGSDLFPQKEQNGFAVFNARIGLRGPDEAWGIELWGQNIFNQDYAQVAFNTPFQAGTTSAPFVDPQYPGGRQIFSQFLAEPRTYGITLRGKF; from the coding sequence ATGTTGCGACGTGTGACCCCCATAAGCCACGCCCTCAGACTATCGGCAGCGTGCATTGCGCTTGCCATTCCTGGCGCAGTCTATGCGCAGGAAGAACCCCAAGCAGAAGAAGCAGCCACTCAGGACGATGAAATCGTTGTGACAGCGCAAGGCCGCACCCAGCTTTTGTCCGACGTTCCCGTCGCTATTTCGGCCGTAAATGCTGAAACGCTGCAGAACAGCGGCGCGAACGACATCCGCCAGTTGAACCAAGTTGCTCCTTCGTTGCTGGTGTCTTCAACCGGTTCGGAAGCAAACGGTTCGGCACGTATCCGCGGCATCGGTACGGTTGGTGATAACCCCGGCCTTGAAAGTTCGGTTCCTGTCTTTATCGACGGCGTCTATCGTTCACGTTCAGGCATCGGCTTGAACGAGCTTGGCGAAATCGACCGCGTCGAAGTGCAGCGTGGTCCGCAAGGTACGCTTGGCGGCCGTAACTCGTCTGCCGGTTTGATCAGCATCTATTCGAAGAAGCCCGAGTTCACATTCGGCGGCAGCGGCGAGCTGACCTATGGCAATTATGATTTCATGCGTGCGGCAACCAGCTTCACCGGTCCCATTACCGAGCAACTCGCATTCCGCGTTGATGGCGTTTATGTAAAGCGCGACGGTTTCTACCGCGACGATCAAAACGGGCGTGATGTCAATAATCGGGATCGTTATTTCCTGCGTGGCCAGTTGCTGTTCGAACCCTCGGATGCGCTGTCTGTACGTCTGATCGCGGACTACACATTCCGGAAGGAAGAATGTTGCGCCGCGACTTATGTCGACGGCACAGTTAATCAGTTCATCGGCAATTTGAACAATCCTTCAACGCCGCTGACTCCGTTGCAGACCACCGGTAACAACATCATTAACGTGCTCCGTGACCTTGGTCAGCCCTTGGCGGCGTTCAACCAAGGTTATGGCCGACTGATATCGGTCAGCCCGAACCGCGTTTTTACGGGCGAAACCAAAGATTACGGCTTTTCGGGCCAGATCGACTATGACCTGGGCGGGGCATCTTTGACCTCAATCACTGCTTATCGCCAATATCGTTCGGGTCAGGCATCCGATACCGACTATAGCGAAGTCGACATCTTGTACCGCGCACCGAGCGACGATGCCTATCGCCAGTTCCACACATTTACGCAGGAGCTGCGCTTGCAGGGCGAGGCCTTTGGCGGAAAACTCGACTGGCTGGTGGGTGGCTTCTACGCCAATGAAAAGCTGACTGTTCGGGACAATTTGCGTTTCGGCAACCAATATGGGCGTTTCGCAAACTGCCGCATTGTTTCCGGTGGCGGTCTGGCCTTTGCCTACAGCCCGACATCGCAAAGCTGTATCAACCCTGCCTTGCGCCCAACCGTTTCGGGCGCGCTGGGTGCTGCTGGCCCGCTCGTTTTGGCGGCGTTGGATCGCCTCGACACCATGAACGATGTCGGGACGACGAACGACCGTTATTTCCAGAACGGCACCAACTGGGCGCTTTTCACGCACAATATCTTGCATATCACCGATACGCTCGATCTGACCCTTGGTCTGCGGTACACGTCTGACAAGAAGAAGTTCAACGCCACATTCGGCAATGACAACACAATCTGTACTGCCAACCAGGCGGCGCTTGGTTCGCTGCTGACAACGCCATTAGCGGCAACTGCCGGCGGGATTATCGGACTATCTTGCCAGGGTAACTCGACCGCAGAACTGAATGGCGTATCCATTCGGGATTCACGGAGCGAAGACGAGTTCACCGGCACCGCTATCTTGTCTTGGAAGCCAACCGACGATCTTCTGCTCTACACCAGCTTTGCACGTGGTTATAAAGCAGGTGGCTTCAATTTGGACCGTTCGGCACTGAAATCCCCAATCGCCACCTTCGCCTCTGTAGGGGGTGCGCAAGCCTTGGTTGCCAATCTTCAGTTCGACCCCGAACTGGTGGACAGCTATGAAATTGGTGCAAAATATTCGACCGGTCCGTTCAGCCTCAGCCTGTCGGCCTTCCGTTCGGATTTCAGCAACTTCCAGCTGAACACCTTCAACGGCACCGTGTTCCTTGTTCAAACCATTAATGGCTGTTCGACGAGCCTCGGTGGTGCCGATCGCGATTTGAGCTCGGCAACGGGCGCATGTGCGGCAGGTGATGTCGGCTATGGTGTTCGCGCGGAGGGCTTCGAACTGGAAGCATCGCTGGTACCGGCCCGCAACTTCCGCGTCGCCGCTGGCCTGACCTATTCTAACACAGGCTATCGCAACAATCTGGTCGGCAACAAATCAGGCGCTCCGCTTGACGCTGCTCTCCGCAAGCTTCCGGGCGACAATCTTTCAAACGCGCCTGAGTTGGTTGCAACATCCAGCGTGACCTGGACCCCTGAAATCGGAAGCGGCGGCCTGACCGGTCTCGTTTATTTCGATGGACGTCTCACAGGCGATTATAACACCGGTTCCGACCTGTTCCCGCAAAAGGAACAGAATGGTTTTGCCGTGTTCAATGCGCGGATCGGTCTGCGTGGTCCCGACGAAGCGTGGGGCATAGAATTGTGGGGCCAAAATATCTTCAACCAGGATTATGCTCAGGTGGCGTTCAATACGCCATTCCAGGCTGGAACCACTTCGGCTCCCTTCGTGGATCCGCAATATCCCGGTGGTCGCCAGATCTTCTCGCAGTTCCTCGCCGAACCGCGGACATATGGGATCACGCTTCGCGGCAAGTTCTAA
- a CDS encoding N-formylglutamate amidohydrolase: MTMTEKDGFTVYGRQQMSAPVLLSVPHAGRDYPEIIFQSLRLPRESLIRLEDRYADLLLRASVGNGVPAIVAHKARAWIDLNRDERDLDVEMVRNAKASDYPAPGLKQRGGLGLVPRRLAGDGDIWKCQFEMDDINARIESYHRPYHEEIEALLKQMRAKFGVAILVDLHSMPPIRQAQSGTPPQFVVGDRFGQSCASPYSELLVEQIRLSGYRAALNHPYSGEHILRRHARPRSNVHALQLEVDRSLYLDSHLREPTHLVGSISLLVANLVRSLANQALGSATLIAAE, encoded by the coding sequence ATGACCATGACAGAGAAGGACGGATTTACCGTTTACGGTCGACAGCAAATGTCCGCTCCTGTCCTTCTCTCCGTTCCGCATGCTGGCCGGGATTATCCGGAAATCATTTTCCAGTCGCTGCGTCTGCCGCGCGAATCCCTGATACGGCTTGAGGATCGTTATGCCGATTTGCTGCTGCGCGCATCTGTCGGGAACGGAGTCCCTGCTATTGTCGCACATAAGGCGCGGGCGTGGATTGATCTCAACCGGGACGAGCGGGACCTCGATGTCGAAATGGTTCGAAACGCGAAAGCTTCGGATTATCCGGCGCCTGGCTTGAAACAACGGGGCGGGCTTGGCCTTGTTCCTCGGCGCCTAGCGGGCGATGGGGATATTTGGAAATGTCAGTTTGAAATGGACGACATCAATGCACGCATTGAGAGTTATCACCGGCCCTATCATGAGGAAATTGAAGCGCTTTTGAAGCAGATGCGCGCAAAGTTCGGTGTCGCCATCCTTGTGGACCTGCACAGCATGCCCCCGATCCGGCAGGCACAAAGCGGCACTCCACCTCAATTCGTGGTTGGCGACCGTTTCGGGCAAAGCTGTGCTTCACCCTATTCCGAGCTTTTGGTGGAGCAAATCCGATTGTCAGGATATCGCGCGGCGCTCAACCATCCTTATTCAGGTGAACATATCCTGCGCCGTCATGCGCGGCCGCGCTCCAATGTGCATGCGCTGCAATTGGAAGTGGATCGGTCACTTTATCTTGATTCGCACCTGCGCGAGCCGACTCACCTGGTTGGCTCTATTTCGCTTTTGGTGGCAAATCTTGTGCGCTCTTTGGCGAACCAGGCTCTGGGCTCCGCGACGCTGATTGCGGCGGAATAG
- the cpdR gene encoding cell cycle two-component system response regulator CpdR, with the protein MTRILLAEDEQAMREYLARALERSGYEVVSVDRGTEAVPLLESEHFDLLLTDIVMPEMDGIELARHCSKVSPQTEVMFITGFSGVALRAGETMPNAKILSKPFHLKDLVLEVERLFAKESFGELK; encoded by the coding sequence ATGACCCGTATTTTGCTTGCAGAAGATGAACAGGCAATGCGTGAATATCTGGCACGGGCGCTGGAGCGGTCCGGATATGAAGTCGTGTCCGTCGACCGGGGCACTGAAGCGGTTCCCCTTCTGGAAAGCGAGCATTTCGACCTGCTTTTGACCGACATCGTCATGCCGGAAATGGACGGCATTGAGCTTGCACGCCATTGCAGCAAGGTATCGCCACAAACCGAAGTCATGTTCATCACAGGTTTTTCGGGCGTTGCGTTGCGCGCCGGTGAGACGATGCCCAATGCCAAAATATTGTCCAAACCCTTCCATCTGAAGGATCTGGTGCTTGAGGTTGAACGCCTGTTCGCCAAGGAAAGCTTCGGCGAGCTTAAATAG
- a CDS encoding cytochrome b — MTKYSKTAIALHWIIAILIVANVVLASMSEDLPRAARAAYMDPHKAIGISILVLSLFRLFWRIGHKPPPLPEKITGWQSTLGKAVHALFYFLIIAVPVTGWLMVSARPDAPPVDFFGLFALDLPIADSKALSGFGHEGHEILTKPLVILIFLHVLGALKHQFMDRLPFLQRMFP; from the coding sequence ATGACAAAATATAGCAAGACCGCAATTGCGCTGCATTGGATTATTGCAATCTTGATCGTTGCCAACGTCGTTTTGGCAAGCATGTCCGAAGATCTTCCGCGCGCGGCTCGTGCCGCTTATATGGACCCGCACAAGGCGATCGGGATCTCCATATTGGTCCTGTCCCTATTCCGCCTGTTCTGGCGCATCGGTCACAAGCCGCCGCCTCTTCCTGAAAAAATAACGGGTTGGCAGAGCACGCTTGGAAAGGCCGTCCACGCGCTGTTTTATTTCCTCATCATCGCTGTCCCTGTCACAGGCTGGCTGATGGTGTCCGCGCGTCCTGACGCACCGCCTGTCGATTTCTTTGGCCTTTTCGCTCTTGATCTTCCCATCGCCGATAGCAAAGCCCTATCCGGCTTTGGGCATGAAGGTCACGAAATACTGACGAAACCGCTGGTCATTCTTATCTTCCTCCATGTTCTGGGTGCTCTCAAGCATCAGTTCATGGATCGGCTGCCCTTCTTGCAGCGCATGTTCCCCTGA
- a CDS encoding SapC family protein: MATAPQAANLPLLYKDLVPLNSNEHATWKSRMLENAKFMDGQHAIPLTIEEFVPASRNFPIIFSASDTPVPLVLMGMNEGVNTFMNDEGQFDRPVYVPAYIRRYPFMLAKLRPDTDELSLCFDPTSGAVGDYEEGTPLFDGTDPSENTKAILKFCEDFENAGAQTHAFVEELQKLDLLMDGEVSIQQDGLEKPYIYRGFKMVDESKLRELRGDAVRKLNQNGILALIHAHLFSLQLMREVFAVQVAQGKVPQVTELPTG, translated from the coding sequence ATGGCCACCGCGCCCCAAGCCGCTAACTTGCCGCTTCTTTACAAGGACCTAGTTCCTCTCAACAGCAATGAGCATGCGACTTGGAAGTCGCGTATGCTCGAAAATGCGAAGTTCATGGATGGCCAACACGCCATTCCGCTGACGATTGAGGAGTTTGTTCCTGCATCGCGCAATTTTCCTATTATCTTTTCGGCGTCGGACACTCCGGTTCCTTTGGTGCTGATGGGCATGAATGAAGGCGTCAACACCTTCATGAATGACGAAGGCCAATTTGATCGCCCCGTTTATGTGCCCGCCTATATTCGTCGCTATCCCTTCATGCTCGCAAAGCTGCGTCCCGATACCGACGAGCTCTCACTCTGCTTTGACCCCACATCGGGCGCTGTTGGCGATTATGAGGAAGGCACGCCTCTTTTTGATGGCACCGACCCCAGCGAAAACACCAAAGCAATTTTGAAGTTCTGCGAAGATTTCGAAAATGCCGGTGCGCAGACCCACGCCTTTGTCGAAGAATTGCAAAAGCTTGACTTGCTCATGGATGGCGAAGTGTCGATCCAGCAGGACGGTCTTGAAAAGCCCTATATCTATCGCGGCTTCAAGATGGTCGATGAGAGCAAGCTACGCGAATTGCGCGGCGATGCGGTTCGCAAGCTGAACCAAAATGGTATCCTCGCCCTGATCCACGCACATCTCTTCTCGCTGCAGTTGATGCGCGAAGTATTTGCAGTTCAGGTGGCACAAGGTAAGGTGCCTCAAGTGACGGAATTGCCAACCGGTTGA
- a CDS encoding amidohydrolase, giving the protein MIKAVRTRYLLGTLCALFSVAVTAPALADGLVENVNGITLDAEGKVIRFNAVLIGKDGKVTELLTKKDKLPPRLDFRHDGKGATMLPGLIDAHGHVMGLGFQLLTLDLSATNSLAEAQAAIREYAAKNPDRRWIIGRGWNQEKWGLGRFPTAADLDAAVGDRPVWLERVDGHAGWANSRAMEIAGVTAASKSPPGGRIEMAGAKPSGIFVDAASELVGKFVPTPKPAERDIALGEAQKKLLSQGITAIADMGTSLDDWQSYRRAGDSGWLSIRIFGYAGGIDNMVAIAGPRPTPWLYDDKLRLGGVKLYLDGALGSRGAWLKKPYADAPGQTGLQFLASAEIRNLMVRASMDGFQTAIHAIGDAANAEVIGAIEELSETYKDDRRWRIEHVQIVDPVDLQKLGKHGIISSMQPVHQTSDRIMAEARLGQERLKGAYAWQSIAKAGGKLAFGSDVPVESADPFAGLATAMTREDAAGQPFGGWRPEERVSREQALAGFTIGAAYAAFAEGKVGSLTPGHHADFILINVDPLLASPAELRKAVVSETWVGGRPAYQNEAATAVQNEKDGERR; this is encoded by the coding sequence ATGATAAAGGCTGTGCGCACCCGATATTTATTAGGCACTCTATGCGCCCTGTTCTCCGTTGCGGTTACAGCGCCTGCTCTTGCTGACGGACTTGTCGAAAATGTAAACGGCATCACGCTGGATGCCGAGGGTAAGGTCATCCGTTTCAACGCCGTTCTGATCGGTAAGGACGGTAAGGTGACAGAGCTTCTCACCAAAAAGGACAAGCTGCCGCCCAGACTTGATTTCCGCCATGATGGCAAAGGCGCCACGATGTTGCCGGGTCTGATCGACGCCCATGGCCATGTCATGGGTCTCGGATTCCAGTTGCTCACCCTTGATCTATCGGCAACCAACAGCCTTGCCGAAGCGCAGGCGGCCATTCGCGAGTATGCCGCCAAAAATCCGGACCGGCGCTGGATCATCGGACGAGGATGGAATCAGGAAAAATGGGGCTTGGGCCGCTTTCCCACCGCAGCCGACCTTGATGCGGCGGTCGGCGACCGTCCTGTCTGGCTGGAACGTGTCGATGGCCATGCCGGTTGGGCCAACAGCCGCGCGATGGAGATTGCTGGCGTTACGGCGGCATCCAAATCGCCGCCAGGGGGGCGGATTGAAATGGCTGGTGCCAAGCCCAGTGGCATCTTCGTCGATGCGGCTTCAGAACTGGTTGGGAAATTTGTGCCCACACCGAAGCCTGCCGAACGGGATATTGCATTAGGCGAAGCGCAAAAGAAGCTTCTTTCGCAGGGCATCACAGCCATCGCCGACATGGGTACGTCTTTAGACGACTGGCAAAGCTATCGCCGTGCGGGCGACAGCGGTTGGCTTTCGATACGCATATTCGGGTATGCTGGCGGTATAGACAATATGGTGGCAATTGCCGGTCCCCGGCCGACACCATGGCTTTATGACGACAAGCTACGCCTAGGTGGCGTTAAGCTCTATCTTGATGGCGCTTTGGGAAGCCGCGGGGCTTGGCTCAAAAAACCTTATGCCGATGCTCCCGGCCAGACAGGTCTGCAATTTCTCGCAAGCGCCGAAATTCGCAACCTTATGGTGCGCGCGTCAATGGATGGGTTCCAGACCGCCATCCACGCCATCGGTGATGCCGCCAACGCCGAAGTGATCGGCGCGATTGAAGAGCTTTCCGAAACCTATAAGGATGACCGGCGCTGGCGGATTGAGCATGTGCAGATTGTTGATCCGGTAGATCTGCAGAAACTTGGCAAGCATGGGATCATTTCCTCGATGCAACCTGTGCACCAGACATCCGACCGCATCATGGCAGAGGCCAGGCTGGGACAGGAACGGCTAAAAGGCGCCTATGCCTGGCAATCCATCGCGAAAGCTGGCGGCAAACTGGCGTTTGGATCGGATGTGCCCGTTGAGTCCGCTGACCCCTTTGCCGGACTCGCTACCGCGATGACGCGGGAAGATGCTGCCGGGCAGCCTTTCGGCGGTTGGCGTCCGGAAGAGCGTGTATCGCGGGAACAGGCCCTGGCTGGCTTTACCATAGGCGCCGCATACGCGGCTTTTGCCGAAGGTAAAGTTGGTTCACTCACGCCCGGCCATCATGCGGATTTCATATTGATCAATGTTGACCCGTTGCTTGCAAGCCCTGCGGAACTGCGTAAAGCTGTTGTGTCAGAAACATGGGTTGGCGGAAGACCGGCCTATCAAAACGAAGCGGCAACCGCCGTGCAAAATGAAAAAGATGGAGAGAGACGATAA